A genomic region of Vespa crabro chromosome 19, iyVesCrab1.2, whole genome shotgun sequence contains the following coding sequences:
- the LOC124430858 gene encoding retinoblastoma-like protein 2 isoform X4 translates to MWHAENLLHLWLEEQFFTKSKSWADMANMPQDFREKIEKLEGNFSVSMVIFKKYQPIFTDIFKDPSDDISRPSRSRRNKTYPCTPSRVFEFCWTLFICIKGAFPDISDDLVNSYHLLLACCDLIYANALMANRKDLLNPNFPGLPSNFNDENYVPPQNPNCIINLLCERHEAVSVEAKCIKEYHLKNHVNKLFNERILRGDQSNFSGILEALNFDGNSKAVNKAYEQHVLSVGDFDERIFLAEWRRVRLGGISSLEIVGGDIICRTKFAKPMPVKGQDAGDNIGSPAQSSSNSDVHDQFQSKRDHYAGQIQHLAPPTPLTGRKYLKPKDVSNVTPVFTATQSVIRLQAMLAGQSSPSTNLLQIFNNCTQDVRTFVTTKVKEIGELFCANYTKSSDTSESSTLDFGRKRLYLGQTLFYKFLEMILNDEKRKKPNYDITNLLMNERFIRCLFACCLEIVIYSYKSNDKVFPWILKALDLEAYYFYKVIEIIVRAEEQLPRDVVKHLSQIEERILEALAWQKNSPLWQAIESTIGEVPSCEDVSLPGTLETVDPNTAGQPVLRRIALDRGHHHDIQQSPISSASERFQSPITASGIAKKRLFPDTRTSGQSVLRVSSKVVFDGNSRILLALPDQLTVPRTSTSQTTTNLSQITPATREIGKPKKTGSVALFFRKFYNLACVRMQDLCNSLDITDVDLQKKIWTIFEYSIKERTELMRDRHLDQILMCAVYVICKLVKMEKNSFTEIMRCYRLQPQAESHIYRSVLICKGPQEIRSNIEASGSNEVPTDEEANVAPPTPTNMAGTSQDFGTERRGDLIKFYNTVYVPQVKEVANKLGLARGSTQTLTLSPLPKSKVRANSPVRRVTDSISTRTLDPKAISASPAPQLSYCFSRSPAKDLEAINKMMISVSAKKSVGKRLLSDDTTDVEMVEGPSPIKKSTTVVRKLENIMDERRTKNQ, encoded by the exons ATGTGGCATGCAGAAAATCTTCTACACCTATGGTTGGAAGAACAG TTCTTTACAAAAAGCAAATCTTGGGCAGACATGGCTAACATGCCTCAAGATTTCCgagaaaaaattgagaaactTGAGGGGAACTTTTCAGTTTCTATggtgatttttaaaaagtatcaACCAATTTTTACGGATATATTTAAAGACCCATCTGATGACATTTCAAGACCATCCAGatcaagaagaaataaaacatatcCTTGTACACCATCTAGAGTTTTTGAATTTTGTTggacattatttatttgtataaaaggAGCATTCCCCGATATTTCTGATGATTTAGTTAATTCCTATCATTTACTTTTGGCTTGTTGCGATCTTATATATGCCAATGCTTTAATGGCAAATAGAAAAGATCTTTTAAATCCTAATTTTCCTG GTTTGCCATCAAATTTCAATGATGAAAATTATGTGCCACCGCAAAATCCAAATTGCATTATTAACTTGTTATGTGAGCGTCATGAAGCTGTTTCTGTTGAAGCTAAATGTATCAAAGAATATCACTTGAAGAATcatgttaataaattatttaatgagaGAATTCTTCGTGGAGATCAATCAAATTTTTCTGGCATTTTAGAAGCTTTGAATTTTGATGGCAATAGTAAAGCTGTCAATAAAGCATATGAGCAACATGTGTTGAGTGTTGGAGACTTTgatgaaagaatatttctag CAGAGTGGAGGCGAGTGAGGCTAGGCGGAATATCAAGCTTGGAAATAGTTGGAGGAGATATTATTTGTCGTACTAAATTTGCAAAACCTATGCCTGTAAAAG GTCAAGATGCTGGTGATAATATTGGTTCACCTGCACagagtagtagtaatagcgaTGTTCATGATCAATTTCAATCAAAACGAGATCATTATGCAGGG CAAATACAACATCTAGCTCCTCCAACTCCATTAACAGGTCGCAAATATCTGAAACCAAAGGATGTATCAAATGTAACTCCAGTCTTTACTGCTACTCAAAGTGTAATCCGTCTTCAGGCCATGTTAGCTGGTCAATCTTCACCAAGCacgaatttattacaaatattcaataattgcACCCAAGATGTCAGAACATTTGTAACaacgaaagtaaaagagatagGTGAATTATTTTGTGCCAATTACACCAAAAGTTCAGATACTAGTGAAAGTTCGACTCTAGATTTTGGAAGGAAACGTCTTTATTTAGGACAAACTCTCTTCTATAAATTTTTAGAGATGATTCTTAATGATGAAAAACGTAAAAAGCCTAATTATGATATTACG AATTTACTTATGAACGAAAGATTTATACGATGTTTATTTGCTTGCTGCTTAGAAATAGTTATTTACTCATACAAAAGTAACGATAAGGTCTTTCCATGGATATTGAAGGCCTTGGACTTAGAagcttattatttctataaagtTATAGAAATCATAGTACGAGCAGAAGAACAATTACCACGCGATGTTGTAAAGCATTTAAgtcaaatagaagaaagaatattagaaGCCCTAGCTTGGCAAAAAAATAGTCCGTTATGGCAGGCCATTGAATCTACCATTGGTGAAGTACCTAGTTGTGAAGATGTTTCTCTACCTGGTACGTTAGAAACAGTTGATCCAAATACTGCGGGGCAACCAGTGCTAAGAAGAATTGCTTTGGATCGTGGACACCACCATGATATACAACAAAGTCCAATTTCTTCCGCATCTGAGag ATTTCAATCGCCAATAACGGCATCTGGCATAGCTAAAAAACGTTTATTTCCTGATACCAGAACTAGTGGGCAAAGTGTTTTACGTGTTTCTTCTAAAGTCGTATTTGATGGTAATTCTCGAATACTTCTAGCATTACCCGATCAACTTACGGTACCAAGGACATCTACTTCACAGACAACAACTAATTTATCACAAATCACACCAGCTACTAGGGAAATtggaaaaccaaaaaaaaccGGCTCCGTTGCGTTATTCTTTAGAAAATTCTATAATCTCGCATGTGTACGTATGCAGGATCTCTGTAATTCCTTAGATATTACAGATGTAGACttacagaaaaaaatatggacaATCTTTGAATATTCGATAAAGGAGCGCACAGAGTTAATGAGAGATCGACACCTCGATCAAATTCTTATGTGTGCAGTTTATGTGATATGTAAATTAgttaaaatggagaaaaattctttcaccGAAATTATGCGATGTTATCGTTTACAACCGCAAGCAGAGTCTCACATATATAGGTCAGTACTTATTTGTAAGGGACCCCAAgaaataagatcaaatattgAAGCATCAGGAAGTAATGAAGTTCCAACCGATGAGGAAGCTAATGTGGCACCTCCGACGCCAACAAATATGGCAGGAACATCGCAAGATTTTGGAACAGAAAGACGTGGAGATctaattaaattctataataCAGTATATGTGCCGCAAGTTAAGGAAGTTGCAAATAAATTAGGATTGGCACGTGGAAGTACTCAAACTCTTACTCTAAGCCCATTACCTAAAAGTAAAGTTCGTGCTAATTCTCCAGTAAGACGTGTTACAGACAGTATTTCGACACGTACGCTTGATCCAAAAGCAATCAGTGCATCACCCGCGCCACAATTAAGCTATTGTTTTAGTCGCAGTCCGGCTAAg gacTTAGAagctattaataaaatgatgatTTCTGTGAGTGCAAAAAAAAGCGTCGGGAAACGACTTTTATCAGACGATACTACTGATGTAGAAATGGTAGAGGGACCCTCTCCGATAAAAAAGTCGACGACTGTTGTCAGAAAACTAGAAAACATTATGGACGAGCGTCGTACAAAAAACCAATAA